The nucleotide sequence CCTGTGCAAGGATCTGGACATTCGCTATCCGGAGGAGCTGTCGTTCTGCAAACCCCTGGAGCCGGAGCATCTGAAGAAGAACTTCTCCAAGCTGCCGCAGCGCAAGATTCCTGTGGCGGACGCGAATGGCATTGGCTTTTTACAGCCAGCGGCGGACACCAACTCCTTTGTCCCCATCACAGGAGCCTACAATGGCAGCAATAGCAGTCTTGATCGCTCGCACAATGGCAACCTGCTGTGTGCCCCGGCCTCGCCATATGCCACCACGCCCCGAAGGGCAGCCACTGCCCCTGGAACGCCCATTAGCTCGCCCACGGGCACCTGGAAGCACAACTCCACGGGCTACGCCAGCTACGATTCAAACTCCAGTTTCGGCGACCTCCAGGAAAACCTGGCAATGTCGCCCAGGTCACCCAGTCCGGATGTAAGAGCCCGCCTGATTAGGCCCAAGACGCGGGTGGAGAAAGCCCGTCTCAATGTGGGTTGGCTGGACTCATCGCTGTCCATCATGGAACAGGGCGTTCGGGAGTATGACACCCTCTGCCTTCGCTTTAAATACTTCACGTTCTTCGATCTGAATCCCAAGTACGACCAGGTGAGGATCAACCAGCTGTACGAGCAGGCCAAATGGAGCATCCTTAACGAGGAACTGGACGCCACCGAGGAGGAGACCCTCATGTTTGCCGCCCTGCAGTTCCAGGTGAATCACCAGACGGATCTGCATCCACCAGGCATTGATTCCGGGATAGATACCTCCAGTCAGGAGACTGGCGGCGAGGACGACATTGACTCCGCTCTCAATGAGTTGCAGATCACCCTCGAGGGTCCGGGAGGTGGCAAAGATCAGGGCAACATCACCAGGATACCAGAGCTATCGGACTATCTGAAATTCCTCAAGCCCCAGCGGTTCACGCTCAAGGGATACAAGCGCTACTTTTTCACCTACAGGGATCTGCATCTGCACCTGTACAAATCCCAGGAGGAGTCCCGTCGGGGAGCTCCCAGCATTAGCATCAATTTGCGGGGCTGCGAGGTGACGCCCGATGTTAACTTGGCCCAAGGAAAGTTTGCAATTCGCTTGGAGGTTCCGCCAGAGGGCAGGAATGGTCCGAATAGCGAGGTCTGGGTGAGATGCGAGAACGAAGAGCAGTATGCCAAGTGGATGGCCGCCTGTCGTCTGGCTGCCAAGGGTCGCTCTCTGGCCGATAGCTCCTACGACAGCGAAGTGAGCAGCATTCGCTCGCTGCTACAGATGCAGAAACCCGCCCAGGGCGCTCCGCTCGCCGTTAATCCCAGGAGTGTTGAGCCTATGGATTACCTGTCGCCCAAGATGATGCGCAAACTATCGAGCAAGGCGGTGCAGCGGATTCTGGAGGCCCATGCCAATGTTAAGCAGTTGCCCCTTATGGAGGCCAAGATGAAGTACATCCAGGCCTGGCAATCCCTGCCCGATTTCGGTGTAACTCTCTTCGTCATCAAGTTTGACGGTCACAAGAAGGAGGAGCTGCTAGGCGTGGCCAACAACCGCATCATGCGCATGGACCTCAACTCCGGCGATCACATCAAGACCTGGCGCTACAACACGATGAAGGCCTGGAACGTTAACTGGGGCATCAAGTGCATGATGATTCAGCTGCAGGACGAGAACATCATCTTCTCCGTCCAATCGGCAGACTGCAAGGTGGTGCACGAGTTCATCGGCGGCTACATATTCATGTCCATGCGCTCCAAGGAGAACAACCAGACGCTGAACGAAGAGATGTTCCACAAGCTGACGGGCGGCTGGTCGTAAACGGATTATCGGAATCGTGAGGAGGAATGAAGTGGAGTGGAGTCTTACGAGTGCCAAGCACAAACCTCGTCGCATGTTCTACAGTTTTATCTACATATATTTACCTACAGTAGGGTGCGTTGATTTATGGGTTGAGAAGTAATCTGCGGACTATGCCAGGAAAATGTATCTTAACATTAGTTTTAAAAGCACCAATGCCAAATTATTAGCAAGGTCATTTTTATCTTCTGGTTTTGAAAAACAAAAGTAACCCAATTTTATGTCTACTTTGTAAACTACTTTGACAGACTAGTagtaaaaattgtttatattttcttaCTGTCGGCATTTAcctaaaaataattaattttaaaacgaCCAGAAAATAGTTTGTGTTATAGGAACGTAATCTATATCTAGGGCAATGCTTAACTTGATTTTAAAACTGAAACTGCTTGAAGTTGTCCAAAGATTACCTCCATTTTTTATCAACCCAGTCAGTCGACGCACCCTAGTCGAAAGCGTTGTGTGTTTAAGTGTTAATGGAAGTGGAATTCTAGACTAATAGCAATCACCACGCTGATAACGATGTTGTGCCTTCGCCAGAGCAATCTTAACCCAAAACAAGTCCAAGTCAATGTCCTGTGTTCTCTGTGTTGTCTGTTTTCTAACACAGCGTTAAAGTTACACTACTTAAGTCCTTTTTGTACCACTCTTGTGCGGACTTGCGCGACTAACCCGCAGTTTTACatattgtatatttattaaacaaattaataagcagaataaattattttatatgtttttaatGATCGTAAACGACGGCTTGTTTATTTGCCTTACACTCCACATTCCACTGGCAGCTGGAAACCCGATTCCAAATGGATTACTCATCGAATTTTATAGGGGGCTACGGCTTCCAAAGGGGCGTTGATGCAAGGCAAGAGTCGGGCGTTTAATATAAAGCACGGGTATTGTTATTAATAACAGCGCACTCAATTGGATTGATAAGCACCACGACTGAGTCGTCGTTATGTGGGGATTGTAGATTATAGGAAGCTCCGGGCAATACCGTTGATTGATGACCCCGGTCGGAGAGTTATTTGTGCGCCTCGGAATGGGGCAACTTCTCACGCAACGGCTGGCGAAA is from Drosophila suzukii chromosome 3, CBGP_Dsuzu_IsoJpt1.0, whole genome shotgun sequence and encodes:
- the Fit1 gene encoding unc-112-related protein; protein product: MIHVGENTWNLRILITDLQVEKTLRVKGDQHIGGVMLNLVDPEMPKDWSDHALWWPAKNVWLTRTRSTLDQAGVQSDSFLHFTPMHKTLRVQMPDLRYLDYRVNFSAKTFGAVVSLCKDLDIRYPEELSFCKPLEPEHLKKNFSKLPQRKIPVADANGIGFLQPAADTNSFVPITGAYNGSNSSLDRSHNGNLLCAPASPYATTPRRAATAPGTPISSPTGTWKHNSTGYASYDSNSSFGDLQENLAMSPRSPSPDVRARLIRPKTRVEKARLNVGWLDSSLSIMEQGVREYDTLCLRFKYFTFFDLNPKYDQVRINQLYEQAKWSILNEELDATEEETLMFAALQFQVNHQTDLHPPGIDSGIDTSSQETGGEDDIDSALNELQITLEGPGGGKDQGNITRIPELSDYLKFLKPQRFTLKGYKRYFFTYRDLHLHLYKSQEESRRGAPSISINLRGCEVTPDVNLAQGKFAIRLEVPPEGRNGPNSEVWVRCENEEQYAKWMAACRLAAKGRSLADSSYDSEVSSIRSLLQMQKPAQGAPLAVNPRSVEPMDYLSPKMMRKLSSKAVQRILEAHANVKQLPLMEAKMKYIQAWQSLPDFGVTLFVIKFDGHKKEELLGVANNRIMRMDLNSGDHIKTWRYNTMKAWNVNWGIKCMMIQLQDENIIFSVQSADCKVVHEFIGGYIFMSMRSKENNQTLNEEMFHKLTGGWS